The following proteins are co-located in the Planococcus plakortidis genome:
- a CDS encoding cytochrome c biogenesis CcdA family protein yields the protein MATDINLLLAFGAGFLSFISPCTLPLYPAFLSYITGMTMDEIKNDRKVMQRRGMFHTLFFLLGFSTIFIALVFSTSFFYEWFVRYDELIRQVGALFIVVFGLMIVGVFTPKFLMQDRKFSFKNRPSGFLGTFVIGLAFAAGWTPCTGPITAAIYALAATNPGSGIWYMLAYVLGFAIPFFVLSFFVTRLGWLRKHHNTIMKVGGFIMIAVGVLLFFDGMTYIIRILSPIFGDFQGF from the coding sequence ATGGCAACCGATATTAATTTACTTTTGGCTTTCGGTGCCGGATTCTTAAGTTTCATCTCGCCATGTACATTGCCTTTGTATCCTGCATTTTTATCCTATATTACGGGCATGACCATGGATGAGATCAAAAATGACCGAAAAGTGATGCAGCGCCGCGGAATGTTCCATACTTTGTTTTTCCTATTGGGCTTTTCCACCATTTTCATCGCTTTAGTCTTCAGTACGTCATTCTTTTATGAATGGTTCGTGCGCTACGATGAATTGATCCGCCAAGTAGGCGCCTTGTTCATCGTCGTCTTCGGGCTGATGATCGTCGGTGTCTTCACACCGAAATTCTTGATGCAAGACCGCAAGTTCTCGTTCAAGAACCGCCCTTCCGGATTTTTGGGCACATTCGTCATCGGCCTCGCGTTTGCGGCTGGCTGGACGCCTTGCACCGGCCCGATTACAGCGGCCATCTATGCGCTTGCTGCGACTAATCCCGGGTCGGGGATCTGGTATATGCTTGCCTATGTACTCGGCTTTGCGATTCCGTTTTTCGTCCTGTCGTTTTTCGTGACCCGCCTTGGCTGGCTCCGCAAGCATCACAATACGATCATGAAAGTTGGCGGATTCATCATGATTGCGGTAGGGGTGCTGTTGTTCTTTGACGGCATGACGTACATCATCCGCATTTTGAGCCCGATTTTCGGGGATTTCCAAGGATTCTAA
- a CDS encoding thioredoxin family protein, with protein sequence METISTMDQFQQKIDGRESFLLFVKTDHCSVCEGLKPQVEGLEPDSTIPFYLVNAARVPEIAGQLMLFTAPVVILFKQGKEQLRFARFVRMEELESRLGELEAELDG encoded by the coding sequence ATGGAAACCATTTCTACAATGGATCAATTCCAACAGAAAATAGATGGCCGCGAATCATTCCTGCTATTCGTCAAAACCGACCATTGCTCAGTGTGCGAAGGACTGAAGCCGCAAGTCGAAGGTTTGGAGCCCGATTCCACGATTCCGTTCTACCTGGTGAATGCGGCCCGAGTTCCGGAAATTGCCGGCCAATTGATGCTGTTCACGGCGCCAGTGGTCATTCTTTTCAAGCAAGGGAAAGAACAGCTGCGTTTCGCCCGTTTCGTGCGCATGGAAGAATTGGAAAGCCGCCTCGGCGAATTGGAGGCAGAACTGGATGGATGA
- a CDS encoding CcdC family protein → MDELFNSIPPGIFLAVTTVGALIMGTLAIIVRSKSAKKPASVKKIILPPLFMSTGALMFIFPFFRVAPLQIIEALLVGALFSIILIRTSEFEVRDGEIYLKRSKAFIFILLGLLLVRLLAKVILSSSIDVGELGGMFWLLAFGMLVPWRLVMLRKYQSIAGQKNAVPE, encoded by the coding sequence ATGGATGAATTATTCAACAGTATCCCGCCAGGCATCTTCCTTGCGGTGACGACGGTCGGGGCGCTCATCATGGGGACGCTCGCCATCATTGTCCGGTCGAAATCGGCGAAAAAGCCGGCGTCGGTCAAGAAGATCATCTTGCCGCCATTGTTCATGTCAACCGGCGCCTTGATGTTCATTTTCCCGTTTTTCCGGGTGGCGCCGCTGCAAATTATAGAAGCACTGCTCGTCGGGGCTTTGTTTTCGATCATCCTGATCCGCACGTCGGAATTCGAAGTGCGTGATGGGGAAATCTATTTAAAGCGCTCAAAAGCCTTTATTTTCATTTTACTGGGTTTGCTGTTGGTGCGCTTGCTCGCGAAAGTCATCCTCAGTTCTTCGATTGACGTCGGGGAGCTCGGCGGCATGTTCTGGCTGCTCGCGTTTGGCATGCTCGTGCCGTGGCGGCTCGTGATGCTGCGCAAATACCAATCGATTGCAGGACAAAAAAACGCTGTTCCCGAATAG
- a CDS encoding DUF2621 domain-containing protein codes for MELEGWFLWFILFWVVVLVGLFAIGGYFMFRKFLKSMPKEDGLSDLNWEEYYVEKTIHLWGAEEKELLNELVQPVPDLFRPVAKQKIAGRIGEILLEEKAKKMEMQHIIRGYIQATPKRDHKFLRKKMAELEIDLTPYEQYFEQ; via the coding sequence GTGGAATTAGAAGGCTGGTTTTTATGGTTCATATTATTCTGGGTCGTGGTATTGGTCGGCTTGTTCGCGATCGGCGGCTATTTTATGTTCCGGAAATTCCTGAAATCGATGCCAAAAGAAGACGGCTTGTCGGATTTGAACTGGGAAGAATACTATGTAGAGAAAACGATACACCTATGGGGAGCCGAAGAAAAAGAGCTATTGAATGAACTCGTGCAGCCGGTCCCGGACTTGTTCCGCCCGGTAGCGAAACAGAAAATCGCAGGCCGCATCGGCGAAATTTTGCTTGAGGAAAAAGCCAAGAAAATGGAAATGCAACATATCATCCGCGGCTATATCCAAGCAACGCCAAAACGCGACCACAAATTTTTGCGCAAAAAAATGGCGGAACTGGAAATCGACCTTACACCCTATGAGCAATATTTTGAACAATGA
- a CDS encoding DUF1659 domain-containing protein: MAFSDFKNASMRLTFDNGLDENGRLKRKVKAYQNVAEAATADGIFQAAQVLETFGTKPLMELEKISGSSIYQ; encoded by the coding sequence ATGGCATTCAGCGATTTTAAGAACGCAAGCATGCGCTTGACGTTCGACAACGGGCTTGATGAAAATGGGCGTTTGAAACGCAAAGTGAAAGCGTACCAAAACGTGGCGGAAGCGGCTACTGCCGATGGGATTTTCCAGGCGGCGCAAGTGTTGGAAACATTCGGCACAAAACCGCTTATGGAATTGGAGAAAATCTCCGGTTCAAGCATCTACCAATAA
- a CDS encoding DUF2922 domain-containing protein: protein MAKTLELIFETAANKAVTLTVDEPREDLTAQEIITGMQTIVDQNVFEVGGSPFALAKGARVVERNIVDYEI from the coding sequence ATGGCAAAGACACTGGAATTGATTTTTGAAACGGCCGCAAATAAAGCGGTCACTTTGACAGTCGATGAGCCGCGCGAAGATTTGACGGCGCAGGAAATCATTACCGGCATGCAGACGATCGTCGATCAAAATGTTTTCGAAGTTGGCGGCTCGCCGTTTGCACTGGCCAAAGGCGCGCGTGTTGTCGAACGCAACATTGTCGACTACGAAATTTAA
- a CDS encoding YvrJ family protein yields MQEWMQWIQELGFPIFVSFYLMHRVEGKLVAIHDALITMKAP; encoded by the coding sequence ATGCAGGAGTGGATGCAATGGATACAGGAACTGGGATTTCCGATATTCGTTTCGTTTTACCTGATGCACCGCGTGGAAGGCAAGCTTGTGGCAATCCACGACGCGCTCATTACGATGAAGGCGCCGTAA
- a CDS encoding SCO family protein, with product MKWKWAVLLSALMLFLAACGADTVEEFNYTDHRGEQLSKEDLEGTPWLATFVFTNCETVCPPMTFNMADLQKRIEASGLSDYKIVAFSVDPKEDTPEKMREYLSHYPIPDENKWHLLTGYSQEEIAEFATENFKSLVKNDPNSDQVIHGTSFYLVDQQGKVIGNYDGFENVPAKEIIEDMQQLTQ from the coding sequence ATGAAGTGGAAATGGGCGGTGCTATTATCGGCACTGATGCTGTTTCTCGCAGCATGCGGCGCGGATACGGTCGAAGAGTTCAATTACACCGACCATCGCGGCGAACAATTGAGCAAAGAAGATTTGGAAGGGACGCCCTGGCTAGCGACATTTGTCTTCACGAATTGTGAGACGGTGTGCCCGCCGATGACGTTCAATATGGCCGATTTGCAGAAGCGAATCGAAGCAAGCGGATTGAGCGACTATAAGATTGTCGCATTCAGCGTAGATCCGAAAGAAGACACACCGGAGAAAATGCGGGAATACTTATCGCATTATCCGATTCCCGATGAAAACAAATGGCATTTGCTGACGGGCTATTCGCAGGAAGAGATTGCGGAGTTTGCCACAGAGAATTTCAAATCCTTGGTCAAGAACGACCCAAACAGTGACCAGGTGATCCACGGCACCTCATTTTACCTGGTTGACCAGCAAGGGAAGGTCATCGGCAATTACGATGGCTTTGAAAACGTACCGGCCAAAGAAATCATCGAGGACATGCAGCAATTGACGCAATGA
- the mscL gene encoding large conductance mechanosensitive channel protein MscL, whose protein sequence is MWEDFKKFALKGNVLDLAVAVVIGAAFGKIVTSLVEDIIMPAVGILLGGFSVEDWTYTFNGAELRYGAFAQSVIDFFIIAFSIFLVIRLFTRMKRKKDVPAEEEPEVLDKKEELLVEIRDLLSKEKTGQ, encoded by the coding sequence ATGTGGGAAGATTTCAAGAAATTCGCCTTAAAAGGCAACGTACTTGATTTGGCGGTCGCCGTGGTCATTGGCGCCGCATTCGGGAAGATCGTCACTTCGCTTGTCGAGGACATCATCATGCCGGCAGTCGGGATACTGCTTGGCGGCTTCAGTGTCGAGGATTGGACTTATACCTTTAACGGGGCCGAATTACGATACGGGGCATTCGCACAATCCGTCATTGACTTTTTCATCATTGCTTTCTCGATTTTCTTGGTGATCCGCTTGTTTACGCGCATGAAGCGAAAAAAAGATGTGCCGGCAGAAGAGGAACCGGAAGTGCTCGACAAAAAAGAAGAGCTATTGGTCGAAATCCGGGACCTGTTGTCAAAAGAAAAAACCGGCCAATGA
- a CDS encoding lytic transglycosylase domain-containing protein yields MKPKKRRKPSPVFKALLLLAFFPAAIVAFTLVAVVAYSYYGDTVKETVKKGQERVFEVPFPEENIILYQEAAERYEIPWTLLAAHHRIETKFSTMAPLLSPVGAEGHMQFMPCTFVGWSHPTCSGQGQGEIPQADKTNPEVIAKYGGYGVDANGDGLADPYDLEDALHSAANYLAQNGAAEGDLERAIYRYNHSDEYVEDVLHYYGRFEEQYNNS; encoded by the coding sequence ATGAAACCCAAAAAACGTAGAAAACCTTCACCCGTCTTCAAAGCCCTCTTGTTATTGGCGTTTTTTCCGGCGGCGATCGTGGCCTTCACGCTTGTTGCAGTGGTAGCGTATTCCTATTACGGCGATACAGTGAAAGAAACTGTGAAAAAAGGGCAAGAACGCGTATTCGAAGTGCCATTTCCCGAAGAAAACATCATCCTCTACCAGGAAGCGGCAGAGCGCTACGAAATCCCATGGACGCTGCTTGCGGCCCATCATCGCATCGAGACGAAATTCTCCACGATGGCCCCCTTGTTGTCGCCAGTCGGGGCAGAAGGGCATATGCAGTTCATGCCTTGCACATTCGTCGGCTGGAGCCATCCAACCTGTTCGGGTCAAGGTCAAGGAGAAATTCCACAGGCAGACAAGACCAACCCTGAAGTCATCGCGAAATACGGCGGTTATGGCGTAGATGCCAATGGCGACGGTCTGGCTGACCCGTACGACCTGGAAGATGCACTCCACAGCGCTGCTAATTATTTGGCGCAAAACGGGGCAGCAGAAGGGGACTTAGAGCGTGCGATTTACCGCTACAACCACAGCGATGAATACGTGGAAGATGTCCTCCATTACTATGGGCGCTTCGAAGAACAATATAATAATTCATAA
- a CDS encoding GlsB/YeaQ/YmgE family stress response membrane protein produces MGIILYLIMGGIIGWLAGLILGKDIPGGIIGNIIAGIIGAWLGGLLLGDMGPVIWDVAIIPALIGALIFVFVLSLILGSMNKGRKRA; encoded by the coding sequence ATGGGAATCATTTTATATCTAATCATGGGCGGTATCATCGGTTGGCTAGCCGGCCTAATCCTCGGGAAAGACATTCCTGGCGGCATCATCGGTAACATCATTGCAGGTATCATCGGTGCATGGCTAGGCGGCTTGCTCCTAGGCGACATGGGGCCAGTCATTTGGGACGTAGCGATCATCCCGGCATTGATCGGCGCATTGATTTTCGTCTTCGTCCTCAGCCTGATTCTTGGGTCAATGAACAAAGGGCGCAAACGCGCATAA
- a CDS encoding cysteine hydrolase family protein, whose product MKKALLVVDYTVDFVAQDGALTCGAPGQEIEEALCFITEQFIENGDFVVMPVDLHEKNDPYHPETKLFPPHNIKGTDGRKLYGRLQEVYDRHQEKIVWMDKTRYSAFAGTRLELMLRERNIEELHIIGVCTDICVLHTAIDAYNEGFQIVIHEQAVASFDDAGHRYAMRHFETILGAQIR is encoded by the coding sequence ATGAAAAAAGCATTGCTGGTAGTGGATTATACAGTGGATTTCGTCGCGCAAGACGGCGCATTGACGTGCGGGGCACCCGGACAGGAAATCGAGGAGGCGCTATGTTTCATTACGGAACAATTCATTGAAAATGGTGATTTTGTGGTCATGCCTGTTGATTTGCATGAAAAAAATGACCCCTATCACCCCGAAACCAAGCTCTTCCCGCCCCATAACATTAAAGGAACAGATGGCCGCAAATTATACGGCCGACTCCAGGAAGTTTACGACCGCCATCAAGAAAAGATTGTCTGGATGGACAAAACCCGTTATAGTGCATTCGCCGGAACACGGCTTGAACTGATGTTGCGGGAACGTAATATTGAAGAACTTCATATCATAGGCGTCTGTACGGATATCTGCGTGTTGCATACGGCGATTGACGCCTATAATGAAGGTTTTCAAATCGTGATCCATGAACAAGCCGTCGCAAGCTTCGATGATGCGGGCCATCGCTACGCCATGCGGCACTTTGAAACTATTTTGGGCGCCCAAATACGATAA
- a CDS encoding site-specific integrase, which translates to MPYGYEKYRLDNGISPNTVVHEVQLIRALFAFLRKTYKKSVEPHEIRPSDIQRFLLEQKEAGIKDSTLNRKLIYIRRWFDYMWQIGKIPNDFMPKFKLNHKLDLKPHDIEVDYGHLLEKKPDVLKSVKLPLNAKLLYVFYLRGLRLRDMVAIDIDNFLNDADGLHLDVEKKDGYHCRLHFDEYEEAVMEQGIERAKTRGTSFLLSSKVKDQFTHFQMGSLSDYTEALAEFVGAPMRSGDIRFAYVHHLYAVEHKNLEEIQEILGVSLESASRMLKDSLVRMKRQAHPPT; encoded by the coding sequence ATGCCATACGGTTATGAAAAATACAGATTGGATAACGGCATCAGCCCGAACACGGTCGTCCATGAAGTCCAATTGATCCGCGCGCTTTTTGCCTTCTTGCGGAAAACCTATAAAAAATCGGTTGAGCCACATGAAATCCGCCCTTCCGATATCCAGCGATTCCTATTGGAACAAAAAGAAGCCGGCATCAAAGACAGCACCTTGAATCGCAAATTGATTTACATCCGCCGCTGGTTCGATTATATGTGGCAGATCGGCAAGATCCCGAACGATTTCATGCCGAAATTCAAATTGAACCACAAGCTTGATTTAAAGCCCCACGACATCGAAGTCGATTACGGGCATCTTTTGGAAAAGAAACCGGACGTATTGAAATCCGTGAAACTGCCACTCAATGCCAAACTGCTTTACGTCTTTTACTTGAGAGGCTTACGGCTTCGCGATATGGTGGCGATCGACATCGATAATTTCCTGAATGACGCAGATGGCCTCCATTTGGACGTCGAAAAGAAAGACGGTTATCATTGCAGGCTGCATTTTGATGAATACGAAGAAGCCGTGATGGAACAGGGAATCGAACGGGCGAAAACGCGGGGCACGTCATTCCTGCTATCGTCGAAAGTGAAAGACCAATTCACCCATTTCCAGATGGGCTCCCTATCGGATTATACGGAAGCACTCGCCGAATTTGTCGGCGCCCCGATGCGTTCGGGAGATATTCGTTTTGCCTATGTCCACCATTTATATGCGGTTGAACACAAGAATCTGGAAGAGATCCAGGAAATTCTCGGTGTCTCACTCGAATCCGCTTCCCGCATGCTGAAGGATTCGCTCGTGCGCATGAAACGGCAGGCTCATCCGCCCACATAA
- a CDS encoding DinB family protein produces MLHLQNEENARIRHTILKKVEPFSDEDLNEKPSESEWSAMQILDHLQKIETTIAEGVKKAAEKNERKKAWKKPIQLSVSRKVKVDAPKHTVPEEHYFTLDEMKKKLNSSRNRLYEVFASVDDETLKNNSMPHPVFGDVPLMQWFPFVGYHEKRHLAQLEETLRKIDENKK; encoded by the coding sequence GTGCTACATTTGCAAAATGAAGAAAACGCAAGAATCCGCCATACCATCTTGAAAAAAGTCGAACCATTCAGCGACGAAGACCTGAATGAGAAACCATCTGAGAGCGAATGGTCCGCCATGCAGATCCTGGACCATCTCCAGAAAATCGAAACGACGATTGCAGAAGGCGTCAAAAAGGCAGCAGAGAAAAACGAACGAAAAAAGGCCTGGAAGAAACCGATCCAGTTATCGGTCAGCCGCAAAGTCAAGGTAGATGCCCCGAAGCACACTGTACCGGAAGAACATTATTTCACACTAGATGAAATGAAAAAGAAATTGAATTCATCGAGAAACCGGTTATACGAGGTTTTCGCTTCGGTGGATGACGAAACGCTGAAAAATAATTCGATGCCGCATCCCGTGTTTGGCGATGTGCCGCTTATGCAGTGGTTTCCATTTGTCGGCTATCACGAGAAACGTCATTTGGCGCAGCTGGAAGAGACCTTAAGAAAAATCGATGAGAATAAGAAATAG
- the acnA gene encoding aconitate hydratase AcnA has translation MAKSSLHNSRTSFELNGKTYNYYRLAALEEAGIAKVSRLPYSVKVLLESVLRQHDGYVIKDEHVEELAKWGKDANKEAEVPFKPSRVILQDFTGVPVVVDLAALRSAMAEMGGDPDKINPEIPVDLVIDHSVQVDRYGSEDALRANMELEFERNAERYQFLNWAQKAYDNYRAVPPATGIVHQVNLEYLANVVHAVPNEDGTFEAFPDTLVGTDSHTTMINGIGVLGWGVGGIEAEAGMLGQPSYFPIPEVIGVKMTGELPNGATATDLALKVTETLRKKGVVGKFVEFFGPGVTTLPLADRATIANMAPEYGATCGFFPVDEEALTYMRLTARTEEQIAITKEYLKANDMFFTVDNEDPIYTDLVEIDLSTIEPNLSGPKRPQDLIPLSQMKKEFNTAITAAEGPHGFALDENEINKTATVKFNDGKTAEMKTGALAIAAITSCTNTSNPYVMLGAGLVAKKAVELGLTPPPYVKTSLAPGSKVVTGYLNDSGLLDYMNQIGFNLVGYGCTTCIGNSGPLLPEIEEAIVENDLLVSSVLSGNRNFEGRIHPLVKANYLASPMLVVAYALAGTVDIDFETDPIGQDKDGNDVFFKDIWPSSQEVKDVVHSTVTPELFRKEYEHVFTENDAWNAIETNDDSLYAFDESSTYIQNPPFFTGLSKEPAPIQPLSGLRVMAKFADSITTDHISPAGAIGKDTPAGLYLRENGVEPRNFNSYGSRRGNHEVMMRGTFANIRIRNQVAPGTTGGFTTFWPTGEVMPIYDACMKYQEQGTGLVVLAGKDYGMGSSRDWAAKGTFLLGVKTVIAESYERIHRSNLVMMGVLPLQFVNGENAESLGLTGQETISVNLSDDVKPRDVLTVTATAEDGKVTEFQVLARFDSEVEVDYFRHGGILQMVLRNKLLEA, from the coding sequence ATGGCAAAGAGTAGTTTGCACAACAGCCGCACATCGTTCGAGCTCAACGGCAAGACGTATAATTATTACCGTCTCGCTGCACTCGAAGAAGCGGGGATCGCGAAAGTATCTCGCCTTCCGTACTCTGTAAAAGTACTATTGGAATCCGTATTGCGCCAGCACGACGGATATGTCATCAAAGACGAGCATGTAGAAGAACTAGCGAAATGGGGCAAAGACGCGAACAAAGAAGCGGAAGTTCCATTCAAACCTTCCCGTGTCATCCTTCAAGACTTCACCGGCGTACCGGTTGTCGTTGACTTGGCAGCGCTTCGTTCAGCAATGGCTGAAATGGGTGGCGACCCGGACAAGATCAACCCGGAAATCCCGGTTGACTTGGTTATCGACCACTCGGTACAAGTTGACCGTTATGGCTCTGAAGATGCGCTGCGCGCGAACATGGAACTTGAGTTCGAACGCAACGCAGAGCGTTACCAGTTCCTCAACTGGGCTCAAAAAGCATACGACAACTACCGTGCGGTGCCACCAGCTACTGGTATCGTCCACCAAGTAAACCTTGAGTACTTGGCGAATGTTGTCCATGCTGTACCAAACGAAGACGGCACGTTCGAAGCCTTCCCGGATACACTCGTCGGCACGGACTCCCACACGACGATGATCAACGGGATCGGCGTTCTTGGATGGGGCGTCGGCGGGATCGAAGCGGAAGCAGGCATGCTCGGGCAGCCTTCATACTTCCCGATTCCTGAAGTTATCGGCGTGAAAATGACTGGCGAACTGCCAAACGGCGCAACTGCGACGGATTTGGCACTCAAAGTTACTGAAACTTTGCGTAAAAAAGGCGTAGTCGGCAAATTCGTCGAGTTCTTCGGGCCTGGCGTTACGACATTGCCGCTTGCTGACCGTGCGACCATTGCCAACATGGCACCTGAATACGGCGCGACTTGCGGTTTCTTCCCGGTAGACGAAGAAGCACTTACTTACATGCGCCTCACAGCGCGTACTGAAGAGCAAATCGCGATCACGAAAGAATACTTGAAAGCGAATGACATGTTCTTCACGGTCGACAACGAAGATCCGATCTACACAGACCTTGTGGAAATCGACTTGTCGACAATCGAACCGAACCTATCCGGCCCTAAACGCCCGCAGGATTTGATCCCGCTTTCTCAAATGAAGAAAGAGTTCAACACGGCGATCACGGCTGCTGAAGGCCCACACGGTTTTGCGTTGGATGAGAATGAAATCAACAAAACAGCAACTGTTAAATTCAATGACGGCAAGACTGCCGAAATGAAAACAGGCGCTTTGGCGATTGCTGCGATCACATCTTGCACAAACACGTCAAACCCGTACGTTATGCTCGGCGCTGGCCTAGTTGCGAAAAAAGCGGTTGAATTAGGCTTGACGCCTCCGCCATACGTGAAAACGTCACTCGCACCAGGTTCAAAAGTCGTTACAGGCTATTTGAACGATTCCGGCCTTCTTGACTACATGAACCAAATCGGCTTCAACTTGGTCGGTTATGGCTGTACAACGTGTATCGGTAACTCCGGCCCGCTTCTTCCGGAAATCGAAGAAGCAATCGTCGAAAACGACTTGCTCGTATCTTCTGTATTGTCCGGTAACCGTAACTTTGAAGGGCGTATCCACCCATTGGTAAAAGCAAACTACTTGGCATCCCCGATGCTCGTCGTCGCTTATGCGCTTGCAGGGACAGTGGACATCGACTTCGAAACGGACCCAATCGGACAGGACAAAGACGGCAACGATGTGTTCTTCAAGGATATCTGGCCTTCTAGCCAAGAAGTGAAAGATGTCGTACACAGCACGGTAACGCCTGAATTGTTCCGTAAAGAATACGAGCACGTCTTCACGGAGAACGATGCTTGGAACGCGATCGAAACAAACGACGATTCATTGTACGCATTCGATGAGTCTTCGACTTATATCCAAAACCCGCCGTTCTTCACGGGTCTTTCAAAAGAACCGGCACCGATCCAGCCACTTTCCGGCCTTCGCGTCATGGCGAAATTCGCTGATTCCATCACGACGGACCACATTTCACCGGCAGGGGCAATCGGAAAAGACACACCTGCTGGATTGTACTTGCGTGAAAACGGCGTTGAGCCGCGCAACTTCAACTCCTATGGTTCACGCCGCGGAAACCACGAAGTCATGATGCGCGGTACGTTTGCGAACATCCGCATCCGTAACCAAGTCGCACCAGGCACAACTGGCGGCTTCACAACATTCTGGCCGACTGGCGAAGTGATGCCGATCTATGATGCATGCATGAAGTATCAAGAGCAAGGAACTGGCCTCGTTGTACTAGCTGGTAAAGATTACGGCATGGGCTCTTCCCGTGACTGGGCTGCTAAAGGGACATTCCTTCTTGGCGTCAAAACGGTCATCGCGGAAAGCTATGAACGTATTCACCGTTCAAACCTTGTCATGATGGGCGTCTTGCCACTTCAATTCGTCAATGGCGAAAACGCTGAATCCCTTGGTCTTACAGGCCAGGAAACCATCAGCGTCAACTTGTCTGACGATGTGAAACCGCGCGACGTACTGACTGTCACAGCCACTGCTGAAGATGGCAAAGTAACGGAATTCCAAGTCCTCGCACGCTTCGATTCCGAAGTGGAAGTCGACTACTTCCGTCACGGCGGCATCCTGCAAATGGTGCTGCGCAACAAATTGCTAGAAGCATAA
- a CDS encoding acyl-CoA thioesterase: protein MYISEKEIEIRYAETDQMGVVYHANYLIWLELGRTQLIEDLGFTYAGMESEGFLSPVTDISIQYKAALRYGQKAFVKTWVESHGRLRTTYGYEVLHEDGTLAAKATSEHVVVKKDSFRPVPLAKVAPEWDAKYKEVVRGADHGVRNPTT from the coding sequence ATGTACATAAGCGAAAAAGAAATTGAAATCCGCTACGCGGAAACGGATCAGATGGGCGTCGTCTATCACGCCAATTACTTGATCTGGCTCGAGCTCGGGCGCACCCAATTAATCGAGGACCTTGGGTTTACGTATGCGGGGATGGAGTCGGAAGGCTTCTTGTCTCCGGTGACGGACATCTCCATCCAATACAAAGCGGCGCTACGCTACGGGCAAAAAGCATTCGTCAAGACCTGGGTGGAGTCCCATGGCCGCTTGCGGACGACCTACGGCTACGAAGTGCTTCACGAAGACGGCACGCTGGCTGCTAAAGCGACATCCGAGCATGTGGTGGTGAAAAAAGACAGCTTCCGGCCTGTCCCATTGGCCAAAGTGGCGCCGGAATGGGATGCGAAATACAAAGAAGTGGTGAGGGGGGCAGACCATGGCGTTCGGAATCCGACGACCTGA
- a CDS encoding HesB/YadR/YfhF family protein, which translates to MEIHLSKDARDWFHQEMEVEAGEAVRFFVRYGGDGLQPGFSLGVTKDSPYEAAVRLEEGNVLYFIEEADHWYFDEHDLHVTVDDTLGELSYSYKSKEA; encoded by the coding sequence ATGGAAATCCATTTAAGCAAAGATGCACGGGATTGGTTCCATCAGGAAATGGAAGTCGAGGCCGGGGAAGCGGTGCGGTTTTTCGTCCGCTATGGCGGGGACGGGCTGCAGCCGGGATTTTCGCTCGGGGTCACGAAAGACAGCCCTTATGAAGCCGCTGTCCGCCTTGAAGAAGGGAACGTGCTTTACTTTATAGAAGAAGCCGATCATTGGTATTTCGATGAACATGACCTCCATGTCACGGTCGATGACACATTAGGTGAATTGAGCTATTCATACAAATCAAAAGAAGCATGA